One stretch of Thermus hydrothermalis DNA includes these proteins:
- a CDS encoding response regulator transcription factor, translated as MQVLLLEDEPHLGRAVAGALAAQGYGVRWAKGLGEAREAFLELEPDLMVLDVRLPEDPDGGFRFAGEVREAGYKGPILFLTARDALEDRIQGLDLGGDDYLVKPFHLEELLARVRALLRRASEVKGSRVRLGALEVDLAGRAVFWEGKRVDLSLKEFALLELFLLHPGRVFAPEEVAERVFGDGEKVGAVKVYVHYLRQKLHPGVVRTVPGGYRLGDEP; from the coding sequence GTGCAGGTGCTCCTCTTGGAGGACGAGCCCCACTTGGGCCGGGCGGTGGCGGGGGCCTTGGCCGCCCAGGGGTATGGGGTGCGCTGGGCCAAGGGGCTTGGGGAGGCCCGGGAGGCCTTCTTGGAGCTGGAGCCCGACCTCATGGTCCTGGACGTGCGCCTGCCCGAGGACCCGGACGGGGGCTTCCGCTTCGCCGGGGAGGTGCGGGAGGCGGGCTACAAGGGGCCCATCCTCTTCCTCACGGCCCGGGATGCCCTGGAGGACCGCATCCAGGGCCTGGACCTGGGTGGGGACGACTACCTGGTAAAGCCCTTCCACCTGGAGGAGCTTCTCGCCCGGGTGCGGGCCCTTCTCCGCCGGGCCTCCGAGGTGAAGGGGAGCCGGGTGCGCCTGGGGGCTTTGGAGGTGGACCTGGCGGGGCGGGCGGTCTTTTGGGAGGGCAAGCGGGTGGACCTTTCCCTGAAGGAGTTCGCCCTATTGGAGCTTTTCCTCCTGCACCCGGGGCGGGTCTTCGCCCCGGAAGAGGTGGCCGAGAGGGTGTTTGGGGATGGGGAAAAGGTGGGGGCGGTGAAGGTCTACGTGCACTACCTGCGGCAGAAGCTCCATCCCGGGGTGGTGCGCACCGTGCCCGGGGGGTACCGGCTTGGGGATGAGCCTTAG
- a CDS encoding sensor histidine kinase has protein sequence MSLRTRLALFFALAIGLALLFQGALSYVAFKRLVEADLDRSLLFYVQALAEGRRPPRGEFAFRLVHGEARQASANFPDLPELPPGAYWREGWRVLVLEVPGGTLTVARYDPGAAFALSRFRLALFGVGGLLTLLFALLAGSLAGAALRPLARLTGVARRVADSQDLSLRVVPEGGGELKALAEAFNHMLERLEAFLDRERRFTRDAAHELRTPVAAALAQVEAAEKGYLSQEEALLAAKEELLRMKRLVEALLVLAREGRVERVVLDLAALAREEAAAFGVPYEGPDSLPFRGDPLLLAQALRNLLQNALLHGEGKGVRVVLEAGEKEALLGVVDQGPGMPEEARKEAGRPFLRASRAPGEGLGLSVAKKVAEAHGGRLELLPNAPSGLVARLVLPITGA, from the coding sequence ATGAGCCTTAGGACCCGGCTTGCCCTCTTCTTCGCCCTGGCCATCGGCCTTGCCCTCCTCTTCCAGGGGGCCTTGAGCTACGTGGCCTTTAAGCGCCTGGTGGAGGCGGATCTGGACCGGTCCCTCCTCTTCTATGTCCAGGCCCTGGCGGAGGGCCGGCGCCCGCCGAGGGGGGAGTTCGCCTTCCGCCTGGTGCATGGGGAGGCCCGGCAGGCGAGCGCCAACTTCCCCGACCTCCCCGAGCTTCCCCCGGGGGCCTACTGGCGGGAGGGGTGGCGGGTTCTGGTCCTCGAGGTCCCAGGGGGGACCCTCACGGTGGCCCGCTACGATCCCGGGGCGGCCTTCGCCTTAAGCCGCTTCCGCCTGGCCCTTTTCGGGGTGGGGGGGCTCCTCACCCTCCTTTTCGCCCTGCTGGCGGGAAGCCTGGCGGGGGCCGCCCTCAGGCCCCTGGCCCGCCTCACGGGGGTGGCGCGGCGGGTGGCGGACTCCCAGGACCTCTCCCTGCGGGTGGTCCCCGAGGGCGGGGGGGAGCTCAAGGCTTTGGCCGAGGCCTTCAACCACATGCTGGAGCGCCTCGAGGCCTTCCTGGACCGGGAAAGGCGCTTCACCCGGGACGCCGCCCACGAGCTCAGGACCCCCGTGGCCGCCGCCCTCGCCCAGGTGGAGGCGGCGGAGAAGGGCTACCTCTCCCAGGAGGAGGCCCTCCTCGCCGCCAAGGAGGAGCTTCTCCGCATGAAGCGCCTGGTGGAGGCCCTCCTCGTCCTCGCCCGGGAGGGAAGGGTGGAGCGGGTGGTCCTGGACCTGGCCGCCTTGGCGCGGGAAGAAGCGGCAGCCTTCGGCGTGCCCTACGAGGGGCCGGATAGCCTTCCCTTTAGGGGCGACCCCCTCCTCCTCGCCCAGGCCCTGAGGAACCTCCTGCAAAACGCCCTCCTCCACGGGGAGGGGAAGGGGGTGCGGGTGGTCTTGGAGGCGGGGGAGAAGGAGGCCCTCCTGGGGGTGGTGGACCAGGGCCCGGGGATGCCGGAGGAGGCCCGGAAGGAGGCGGGCCGCCCCTTTTTGCGGGCCTCGAGGGCCCCTGGGGAGGGCCTGGGCCTTTCCGTGGCCAAGAAGGTGGCAGAGGCCCACGGGGGGAGGCTGGAACTCCTGCCCAACGCCCCTTCGGGCCTCGTGGCCCGCTTGGTCCTCCCTATAACCGGGGCCTAA